The following are encoded in a window of Sminthopsis crassicaudata isolate SCR6 chromosome 5, ASM4859323v1, whole genome shotgun sequence genomic DNA:
- the LOC141542384 gene encoding fucolectin-like isoform X2 yields MILVGDSSVNGGKFNPRCATISSLDPGRTESFFCGSMNGRFVTVIIPEKKKFLTFCEVQVFGKLAPFLPHGLPKFIKDLDRPFGINIALGKSSYQSSTFHLLGSSDKAIDGNEISDFYKNSCTHTNNDFEPWWMVDLTSEFIVDTIMIIPRGDRCVEMTAKYEIRIGYSKENNGKSNPRCGDSARISPGQKHIFKCDGMQGRFITVTMPEVKEFLSLCEVEVFGKQITSSG; encoded by the exons ATGATTCTTGTTGGAGACTCATCAGTCAATGGTGGCAAATTTAATCCCAG ATGTGCTACAATTTCTTCCTTGGATCCTGGAAGAACAGAATCTTTCTTCTGTGGGTCAATGAATGGAAGATTTGTGACTGTCATCATtcctgagaaaaagaaatttctaacTTTCTGTGAAGTACAAGTCTTCGGCAAATTGGCTCCCTTTTTGCCTCATGGCTTGCCAAAATTCATAAAGGACCTTGACAGACCCTTTG gTATCAATATAGCATTAGGGAAATCTTCTTACCAATCCAGTACTTTCCACCTACTTGGCTCATCTGACAAAGCTATTGATGGGAATGAAATCAGtgatttttacaaaaattctTGTACTCATACAAATAATGATTTTGAACCCTGGTGGATGGTAGACCTAACTTCAGAATTCATCGTGGATACTATTATGATCATCCCTAGAGGAGACCGTTGTGTGGAAATGACAGCAAAGTATGAAATTCGAATTGGATATTCAAAAGAGAATAATGGCAAATCAAATCCCAg GTGTGGAGATAGCGCCAGAATTAGTCCAGGgcagaaacatatttttaaatgtgatgGAATGCAAGGACGTTTTATAACTGTTACCATGCCAGAAGTGAAAGAGTTCCTTAGTCTCTGTGAAGTAGAGGTGTTTGGCAAGCAAATCACCAGCTCTG gTTGA
- the LOC141542384 gene encoding fucolectin-like isoform X1: MILVGDSSVNGGKFNPRCATISSLDPGRTESFFCGSMNGRFVTVIIPEKKKFLTFCEVQVFGKLAPFLPHGLPKFIKDLDRPFGINIALGKSSYQSSTFHLLGSSDKAIDGNEISDFYKNSCTHTNNDFEPWWMVDLTSEFIVDTIMIIPRGDRCVEMTAKYEIRIGYSKENNGKSNPRCGDSARISPGQKHIFKCDGMQGRFITVTMPEVKEFLSLCEVEVFGKQITSSGKYF, encoded by the exons ATGATTCTTGTTGGAGACTCATCAGTCAATGGTGGCAAATTTAATCCCAG ATGTGCTACAATTTCTTCCTTGGATCCTGGAAGAACAGAATCTTTCTTCTGTGGGTCAATGAATGGAAGATTTGTGACTGTCATCATtcctgagaaaaagaaatttctaacTTTCTGTGAAGTACAAGTCTTCGGCAAATTGGCTCCCTTTTTGCCTCATGGCTTGCCAAAATTCATAAAGGACCTTGACAGACCCTTTG gTATCAATATAGCATTAGGGAAATCTTCTTACCAATCCAGTACTTTCCACCTACTTGGCTCATCTGACAAAGCTATTGATGGGAATGAAATCAGtgatttttacaaaaattctTGTACTCATACAAATAATGATTTTGAACCCTGGTGGATGGTAGACCTAACTTCAGAATTCATCGTGGATACTATTATGATCATCCCTAGAGGAGACCGTTGTGTGGAAATGACAGCAAAGTATGAAATTCGAATTGGATATTCAAAAGAGAATAATGGCAAATCAAATCCCAg GTGTGGAGATAGCGCCAGAATTAGTCCAGGgcagaaacatatttttaaatgtgatgGAATGCAAGGACGTTTTATAACTGTTACCATGCCAGAAGTGAAAGAGTTCCTTAGTCTCTGTGAAGTAGAGGTGTTTGGCAAGCAAATCACCAGCTCTGGTAAGTATTTTTAA
- the NECAP1 gene encoding adaptin ear-binding coat-associated protein 1, producing the protein MAAEAEYESILCVKPEISVYRIPPRTSNRGYRASDWKLDQPDWTGRLRITSKGKIAYIKLEDKVSGELFAQAPVDQYPGIAVETVTDSSRYFVIRIQDGTGRSAFIGIGFTDRGDAFDFNVSLQDHFKWVKQESEITKESQEMDTRPKLDLGFKEGQTIKLSIGNITTKKAGTSKPRPTGAGGLSLLPPPPGGKVTIPPPSSSVPIANHVTPPPIQKSSQGGNDADILLDFDSPVPVSNTPAPAPVSAPAPASAVTDLWGDFSTASSSVPNQAPQSSNWVQF; encoded by the exons ATGGCGGCCGAGGCGGAGTACGAGTCCATCCTGTGCGTGAAGCCCGAGATCAGCGTCTACCGCATCCCGCCGCGTACCTCCAACCGCGGATACAG ggcATCTGACTGGAAACTAGATCAGCCTGATTGGACTGGTCGTCTCCGAATCACTTCCAAAGGGAAGATTGCCTACATCAAACTTGAAGACAAAGTATCAG GGGAGCTGTTTGCTCAGGCACCAGTCGACCAATATCCTGGCATTGCTGTGGAGACAGTGACAGATTCTAGCCGATATTTTGTGATCCGGATTCAAGATGGCACTG GACGTAGTGCTTTCATTGGTATCGGCTTCACAGATCGGGGTGATGCCTTTGACTTCAACGTTTCTCTGCAAGATCACTTCAA ATGGGTAAAGCAGGAATCTGAGATCACCAAAGAATCTCAGGAAATGGACACTCGTCCCAAGTTGGATCTAGGTTttaaggaaggacaaacaatcaAATTGAGTATTGGG AATATTACCACAAAGAAAGCAGGAACATCTAAACCCCGACCTACAGGGGCTGGGGGCCTGAGCCTACTGCCACCTCCACCTGGGGGCAAAGTGACTATTCCCCCTCCTTCATCTTCAGTACCCATTGCGAATCATGTCACTCCACCTCCCATCCAGAAGTCCAGCCAAGGTGGCAATGATGCAG ATATCCTGTTAGACTTTGATTCTCCTGTTCCTGTTTCAAATACACCAGCACCTGCTCCTGTTTCTGCTCCTGCTCCTGCTTCTGCTGTGACTGATCTATGGGGAGACTTCAGTACTGCGTCCAG CTCTGTTCCAAACCAGGCACCACAGTCGTCCAACTGGGTCCAATTCTGA